From Macrobrachium rosenbergii isolate ZJJX-2024 chromosome 55, ASM4041242v1, whole genome shotgun sequence, a single genomic window includes:
- the LOC136835765 gene encoding uncharacterized protein has translation MVEASTSACVEALLSSWISRFSVPAFLLELWIPLARLMGTTLHSTTAYNPAANGMVERTHRPLKAALIARCTNDNWKAQLLWVLLGLCTAPRANGEESPAEILYGKALAVPGEFFPMEPDDPDTPLPRLREIAKKLAPYWKTFTDRTHSSAQKA, from the coding sequence atggtagaagcatcaacaagcgcCTGTGTGGAAGCCCTACTATCAAGCTGGATAAGCCGTTTCAGTGTGCCGGCATTCTTGTTGGAACTCTGGATccccctggcacgcctgatggggacaacactccacagtacgacagcatacaaccctgcggccaatggtatggtggaaaggacccaccgaccattgaaagcagctctgattGCACGTTGTACTAATGACAATTGGAAGGCGCAGCTgctctgggtcctgctgggtctctgcactgCACCAAGGGCAAATGGCGAGGAATCTCCCGCAGAAATACTCTACGGCAAAGCATTGgccgtacctggagaattcttccccatgGAGCCGGACGACCCGGATACACCCCTTCCaagactaagagaaattgcaaagaagttaGCCCCCTACTGGAAGACTTTCACAGACAGGACCCATAGCTCAGCCCAGAAGGCATGA